Proteins encoded by one window of Hyphomicrobium nitrativorans NL23:
- the addA gene encoding double-strand break repair helicase AddA produces the protein MTVLASIAAELAETTRRQAAAADPLASCWVSANAGTGKTHVLTMRVLRLLLAGTPPERILCLTFTKAAAAEMSKRVFESLAKWVMLPEAELGETLTKFLGRAPSDEEMLLARTLFTRATETPGGLGIVTIHAFAERLLQRFPLEAGVTPGFSILDDTTAKKLMRDAIDHVIGAAARDPKSTLGRALEAAIAYAADDHFDDILTDAVSRREWLEGIARLPSDTEGGPEGLDMAERLYRRHFGVRSDITRAAIEKEAAELLSGAQFAHLRDVLRGGTKTDAGMADKISSALAAPSDGARMEALCGLFLKSNGDPRDKFLTKALKEKNPEAEPMLARAQSRFLSLWSERQGAVATEATMALIRLADAVRQRYHNAKVRRAALDFDDLIQRAQNLLANSSSVEWVLYKLDRGLDHILVDESQDTSPSQWRVVEAIAGEFFSGTGAREDVVRTLFAVGDEKQSIYSFQGAAPEMFSAMGDRFATLTESAGATWQRIPLTLSFRTVAPVLDAVDRVFADTSRTPGVTPAPHVAQRAGHAGLVELWETEQYEDVEPADAWSPLEDKTAEPPVVRLANRIADTIKSWIATGETLVSTGRPITPGDILILVQKRNPFAAPMVQALKARGIPVAGADRMRLTEQIAVQDMLSLGDFLTLPEDDLALAEVLKSPIFGLDDTDLETLACGRKGTLWKALLDTARDVPRFVEAAETLKRWRKAADFRPPFEFFADILDRDGVRRRLIARLGLDAADPLDEFLDLALTYDDGAPPSLAGFLAFMRDGERDIKRDMEHGRNEVRVMTVHGAKGLEAPVVFLPDTCNVGSAASRGGRPMTLDDMPRPAGLAAPFVWPVKGTSGIDAIQSARQTLAQREREERNRLLYVAMTRARDRLYVAGFEGKRGRGTGCWYDLIEAGLADCLERIALKGGREVRRLEAPQTAEVKAPDHAAETETHASPPPAWSVQPAPREPQLTVPLAPSRLAPYETDDEGEPLRVSRSPDARDEPAALSPGNLHGESRFLRGTLTHALLEHLPQIAPDARARVAEAYLAERGRGLPERTRASIATEVLGLISDPSFAPVFGPDSRAEVPIVAVIPRPEGASPGPPLRIAGQIDRLAITDDAILIVDYKTNRAAPVNHSAVAAVYLYQLAAYRLAVRDIFPGRAVRAALLWTESPHLMEIPEEILEAHAKDLWHVDRLRLDA, from the coding sequence ATGACCGTTCTCGCTTCCATCGCCGCGGAGCTTGCGGAAACGACGCGGCGCCAAGCCGCCGCCGCCGATCCGCTCGCCTCGTGCTGGGTGTCGGCTAACGCAGGCACCGGCAAGACGCACGTGCTCACAATGCGCGTGCTGCGGCTTCTGCTTGCGGGCACGCCACCCGAACGCATCCTGTGCCTCACCTTCACGAAGGCGGCCGCGGCGGAAATGTCGAAGCGCGTGTTCGAGAGCCTTGCAAAATGGGTCATGCTGCCCGAAGCGGAGCTGGGCGAGACACTCACGAAGTTCCTCGGCCGTGCGCCGAGCGACGAGGAAATGCTGCTCGCGCGTACGCTTTTCACGCGTGCGACGGAGACGCCGGGCGGGCTCGGCATCGTCACTATTCATGCGTTTGCAGAGCGCCTGTTGCAAAGATTTCCGCTTGAAGCGGGCGTCACGCCGGGCTTCTCGATCCTGGACGATACGACCGCGAAGAAGCTGATGCGGGACGCGATCGATCACGTCATCGGCGCGGCCGCGCGCGACCCCAAGAGCACGCTCGGCCGCGCGCTCGAAGCGGCCATCGCCTACGCCGCCGACGATCACTTCGACGACATCCTGACAGACGCTGTGAGCCGCCGCGAATGGCTCGAAGGGATCGCGCGGCTTCCGTCCGATACAGAGGGAGGACCAGAGGGCCTCGACATGGCCGAGCGGCTCTATCGCCGTCACTTCGGCGTTCGCTCGGATATCACGCGGGCTGCCATCGAGAAGGAAGCGGCCGAGTTGCTCTCGGGTGCGCAGTTCGCACATCTCCGCGACGTTTTGAGGGGCGGCACGAAAACCGACGCGGGGATGGCTGACAAAATTTCTTCCGCCCTCGCTGCCCCCAGCGACGGCGCTCGCATGGAGGCGCTTTGCGGGCTCTTTCTCAAGAGCAACGGCGATCCGCGCGACAAATTCCTAACCAAGGCGTTGAAGGAAAAGAACCCGGAAGCCGAACCTATGCTCGCGCGCGCGCAGAGCCGGTTCCTTTCGCTCTGGAGCGAGCGGCAGGGCGCGGTCGCGACCGAAGCGACGATGGCGCTGATCCGGCTCGCCGACGCAGTGCGGCAGCGCTATCACAACGCCAAGGTGCGCCGCGCCGCGCTCGACTTCGACGATCTCATTCAGCGCGCGCAGAACCTGCTCGCCAACAGCTCGTCCGTCGAATGGGTGCTGTACAAGCTCGACCGCGGTCTCGACCATATTCTCGTGGACGAGAGCCAGGATACCAGCCCATCGCAATGGCGCGTCGTCGAAGCCATCGCGGGCGAGTTCTTCTCGGGCACCGGCGCGCGCGAAGACGTCGTGCGCACGCTGTTCGCGGTCGGCGACGAGAAGCAGTCGATCTATTCGTTCCAGGGCGCGGCGCCCGAGATGTTCTCGGCCATGGGCGACCGCTTCGCAACGCTCACGGAGAGCGCGGGCGCCACGTGGCAACGCATCCCGCTCACGCTGTCGTTCCGCACCGTGGCGCCCGTGCTCGACGCGGTGGATCGCGTGTTTGCCGATACGTCGCGCACGCCCGGCGTCACGCCTGCGCCCCACGTTGCGCAACGCGCCGGCCATGCGGGCCTCGTCGAACTCTGGGAGACGGAGCAGTACGAGGACGTGGAACCGGCCGACGCGTGGTCTCCGCTCGAAGACAAGACGGCGGAACCGCCCGTGGTGCGGCTCGCCAACCGCATCGCGGACACGATCAAAAGCTGGATCGCGACGGGCGAAACGCTTGTCTCCACCGGCCGGCCGATCACGCCGGGCGATATCCTGATCCTGGTCCAGAAGCGCAACCCGTTCGCCGCGCCGATGGTGCAGGCGCTGAAGGCGCGCGGCATTCCAGTCGCAGGCGCCGACCGGATGCGGCTCACCGAGCAGATCGCGGTGCAGGATATGCTCTCGCTCGGCGATTTCCTGACGCTTCCCGAAGACGATCTCGCGCTCGCAGAAGTGCTTAAAAGCCCGATCTTCGGCCTCGACGACACCGATCTCGAAACGCTCGCGTGCGGGCGCAAGGGCACGCTGTGGAAGGCGCTCTTGGATACCGCGCGCGATGTGCCGCGGTTCGTGGAGGCTGCCGAAACGCTCAAGCGCTGGCGCAAGGCGGCCGACTTCCGCCCGCCGTTCGAATTCTTTGCCGACATCCTGGATCGCGACGGCGTGCGCCGCCGCCTGATCGCGCGGCTGGGACTCGATGCGGCGGACCCGCTCGACGAATTCCTCGATCTCGCGCTCACCTACGACGACGGCGCGCCGCCGTCGCTTGCGGGCTTCCTCGCCTTCATGCGCGACGGCGAACGCGACATCAAACGCGACATGGAACATGGCCGCAACGAAGTGCGCGTGATGACGGTTCACGGCGCGAAGGGCCTCGAAGCGCCTGTCGTTTTTCTTCCCGATACGTGCAACGTCGGCTCGGCGGCGAGCCGCGGTGGGCGACCGATGACACTCGACGACATGCCGCGACCTGCGGGGTTGGCAGCACCCTTCGTATGGCCCGTGAAGGGCACGAGCGGGATCGACGCCATTCAGAGTGCGCGCCAGACATTGGCCCAGCGCGAGCGCGAAGAGCGCAACCGCCTGCTCTACGTCGCGATGACGCGCGCGCGCGACCGGCTTTACGTTGCAGGCTTCGAAGGCAAGCGGGGCCGCGGCACCGGCTGCTGGTACGATCTCATCGAAGCCGGGCTTGCCGATTGTCTGGAGCGTATCGCGCTGAAGGGCGGCCGCGAGGTGCGCAGGCTCGAAGCGCCGCAGACGGCGGAGGTCAAAGCGCCCGATCACGCCGCCGAAACGGAAACGCATGCTTCTCCACCGCCGGCCTGGAGCGTGCAGCCCGCGCCACGCGAGCCGCAGCTCACGGTTCCGCTCGCGCCGTCACGGCTTGCGCCTTATGAGACCGACGATGAAGGCGAACCGCTTCGCGTCTCGCGATCGCCCGATGCGCGCGACGAACCTGCCGCGCTCAGTCCGGGCAACCTTCACGGCGAGAGCCGTTTCCTGCGCGGCACGCTCACGCACGCGCTGCTCGAACACCTGCCGCAGATCGCGCCCGACGCGCGCGCACGCGTGGCGGAAGCTTACCTCGCGGAGCGGGGTCGCGGCCTACCCGAGCGCACGCGCGCGAGCATCGCCACGGAAGTGCTCGGCCTGATCTCCGATCCGTCGTTCGCGCCTGTGTTCGGTCCCGATAGCCGGGCCGAGGTTCCGATCGTGGCCGTCATCCCGCGCCCGGAAGGAGCGAGCCCTGGGCCGCCGCTTCGGATCGCCGGGCAGATCGACCGACTCGCAATCACAGACGACGCGATCCTCATCGTCGACTACAAGACCAACCGCGCCGCGCCAGTGAACCACTCGGCCGTCGCCGCCGTTTACCTTTACCAGCTCGCCGCCTACCGGCTGGCTGTCCGCGACATCTTTCCCGGCCGAGCGGTCCGCGCCGCTCTGCTCTGGACAGAAAGCCCTCATCTGATGGAAATTCCTGAGGAAATTCTAGAGGCACACGCCAAAGACCTGTGGCATGTCGACAGGCTCCGCCTTGACGCTTGA
- the trxA gene encoding thioredoxin, whose protein sequence is MTALVSDDTFDQEVLKSSEPVLVDFFAEWCGPCKAMAPALEQVASELKGKVKVVKIDVDQSPGITTKYGIRAMPTLIIFKNGEVAGQHVGALVQKRKLEEWLGQHVDNVA, encoded by the coding sequence ATGACCGCACTCGTATCCGACGACACCTTCGACCAAGAGGTCCTGAAGTCGAGCGAGCCTGTCCTCGTGGACTTTTTCGCCGAATGGTGCGGTCCATGTAAGGCCATGGCGCCAGCGCTCGAGCAGGTTGCATCCGAGCTCAAGGGCAAGGTCAAGGTGGTGAAAATCGACGTGGACCAGAGCCCCGGGATCACCACCAAGTACGGCATCCGCGCCATGCCGACGCTGATCATCTTCAAGAACGGCGAGGTTGCCGGCCAGCACGTCGGCGCGCTCGTTCAGAAGCGCAAGCTCGAAGAGTGGCTCGGCCAGCACGTCGACAACGTCGCTTAA
- a CDS encoding ArsR/SmtB family transcription factor yields MNETHAVTALAALAHPQRLRIFRLLVLEGPNGLAASEIAEAVQASPTGASFHLKELDRAGLIRGTRDGRYVRYAVSVETMRQLLNYLTEDCCQGRPDLCGKTIRRTKSLCRSKDGPQ; encoded by the coding sequence ATGAATGAAACACACGCCGTCACCGCGCTCGCTGCACTGGCTCATCCGCAGCGCCTTCGCATCTTTCGCCTGCTCGTCCTCGAAGGACCGAACGGCCTTGCGGCGTCGGAGATTGCCGAGGCCGTCCAAGCCAGCCCGACGGGCGCCTCGTTCCACTTGAAGGAACTCGACCGCGCCGGCCTCATCCGCGGCACGCGCGACGGCCGCTATGTCCGCTACGCCGTGAGCGTCGAGACCATGCGCCAGCTTCTGAACTACCTGACCGAGGATTGCTGCCAGGGGCGGCCGGATCTCTGCGGCAAGACGATCCGGCGCACCAAGTCACTTTGCAGGAGCAAGGACGGACCGCAATGA
- a CDS encoding arsenate reductase ArsC, with translation MTDTPLNVLFLCTHNSARSIIAECVMNRLGAGRFRGFSAGSQPSGRVHPYAMDLLKQLDYDTSDLSSKSWEVFTALDAPRLDFVFTVCDNAAHEVCPVWPGQPISAHWGLPDPSAAQGTESERRLAFADTHRMLYQRISIFTSLPLATLDKLSLQRRLEDIGRGEVMSSEPTT, from the coding sequence ATGACCGATACGCCACTCAACGTCCTGTTCCTGTGCACCCACAATTCCGCCCGGTCGATTATCGCCGAATGCGTCATGAACCGCCTTGGCGCGGGGCGCTTCAGGGGCTTCAGCGCCGGCAGCCAGCCAAGCGGGCGCGTGCATCCCTACGCGATGGACCTGTTGAAGCAGCTCGACTACGACACGTCGGATCTCAGCTCGAAATCGTGGGAGGTGTTCACGGCCTTGGACGCCCCGAGGCTGGATTTCGTGTTCACCGTTTGCGACAACGCGGCCCACGAGGTGTGCCCCGTTTGGCCGGGCCAGCCGATCAGCGCCCATTGGGGATTGCCGGACCCGTCAGCGGCCCAAGGGACGGAGAGCGAGCGGCGCCTTGCCTTCGCGGACACCCACCGCATGCTGTATCAGCGCATCAGCATTTTCACCTCGCTGCCGCTCGCCACATTGGACAAGCTCTCGCTGCAGAGGCGGCTCGAAGACATCGGGCGAGGCGAGGTGATGTCATCGGAGCCAACGACTTGA